A genomic segment from Leopardus geoffroyi isolate Oge1 chromosome A2, O.geoffroyi_Oge1_pat1.0, whole genome shotgun sequence encodes:
- the LOC123605640 gene encoding cadherin EGF LAG seven-pass G-type receptor 3 isoform X2, with translation MATTASAVRFAMRNGLYHRIWGFGAEVERTIAEAGSHVGAAGGGSRVGDAVVGAAKAGAARQRGSGCGVDGAQRAKAVRSDRPRGGGPGRRQGPGRGPERRGGPKAQTGERGGGGRVGRRGVMARRPPWWGLRGPTTPLLLLLLLLSLFPLSREELGVDGGQGWDPGVAAATGPGARTGGGALALCPETPGVQEDEEPGLGVREPVFLGLRGGRQSAQSGRGLPEQPDAGLGEKYGVQALDRRGQGTGQGPGVLLCWRPEVSSCGRTGPLRKDSQSPEALPPGVPSLRNSSPFPLDLLVRPRGYKPVFSQRNPGRGTPKKVGTTRCCGELWAPRRRDQSERTATSRAARTAPQPDCPPRAIGCGPGLDSAPLTERTAPESVSALRESRTAPEPTPERMRSRGLFRRRFLPQRPGPRPPGIRAQSGIWRIPTASRIRPRRAANRHPQFPQYNYQALVPENEAAGTAVLRVVAQDPDAGEAGRLVYSLAALMNSRSLELFSIDPLSGLIRTEAALDRESMERHYLRVTAQDHGSPRLSATTMVAVTVTDRNDHAPVFEQAQYRETLRENVEEGYPILQLRATDGDAPPNANLRYRFVGPPAARAAAAAAFEIDPRSGLISTSGRVDREHMESYELVVEASDQGQEPGPRSATVRVHITVLDENDNAPQFSEKRYVAQVREDVRPHTVVLRVTATDRDKDANGLVHYNIISGNSRGHFAIDSLTGEIQVVAPLDFEAEREYALRIRAQDAGRPPLSNNTGLASIQVVDINDHTPIFVSTPFQVSVLENAPLGHSVIHIQAVDADHGENARLEYSLTGVAPDMPFVINSATGWVSVSGPLDRESVEHYFFGVEARDHGTPPLSASASVTVTVLDVNDNRPEFTMKEYHLRLNEDAAVGTTVVSVTAVDRDANSAISYQITGGNTRNRFAISTQGGVGLVTLALPLDYKQERYFKLVLTASDRALHDHCYVHINITDANTHRPVFQSAHYSVSVNEDRPVGSTVVVISASDDDVGENARITYLLEDNLPQFRIDADSGAITLQAPLDYEDQVTYTLAITARDNGIPQKADTTYVEVMVNDVNDNAPQFVASHYTGLVSEDAPPFTSVLQISATDRDAHANGRVQYTFQNGEDGDGDFTIEPTSGIVRTVRRLDREAVPVYELTAYAVDRGVPPLRTPVSIQVTVQDVNDNAPVFPAEEFEVRVKENSIVGSVVAQITAVDPDEGPNAHIMYQIVEGNIPELFQMDIFSGELTALIDLDYEARQEYVIVVQATSAPLVSRATVHVRLVDQNDNSPVLNNFQILFNNYVSNRSDTFPSGVIGRIPAYDPDVSDHLFYSFERGNELQLLVVNQTSGELRLSRKLDNNRPLVASMLVTVTDGLHSVTAQCVLRVVIITEELLANSLTVRLENMWQERFLSPLLGHFLEGVAAVLATPAEDVFIFNIQNDTDVGGTVLNVSFSALAPRGAGAGAAGPWFSSEELQEQLYVRRSALAARSLLDVLPFDDNVCLREPCENYMKCVSVLRFDSSAPFLASASTLFRPIQPIAGLRCRCPPGFTGDFCETELDLCYSNPCRNGGACARREGGYTCVCRPRFTGEDCELDTEAGRCVPGVCRNGGTCADGPDGGFRCQCPAGGAFEGPRCEVAARSFPPSSFVMFRGLRQRFHLTLSLSFATVQPSGLLFYNGRLNEKHDFLALELVAGQVRLTYSTGESNTVVSPTVPGGLSDGQWHTVHLRYYNKPRTDALGGAQGPSKDKVAVLSVDDCDVAVALQFGAEIGNYSCAAAGMQTSSKKSLDLTGPLLLGGVPNLPENFPVSHKEFIGCMRDLYIDGRRMDMAAFVANNGTMAGCQAKLHFCDSGPCKNSGFCSERWGGFSCDCPVGFGGKDCRLTMAHPHHFRGNGTLSWDFGNDMTVSVPWYLGLAFRTRATQGVLMQVQAGPHSTLLCQLDRGLLSVTVTRGSGRAAHLLLDQVTVSDGRWHDLRLELQEEPGGRRGHHVLMVSLDYSLFQDTMAVGSELQGLKVKRLHVGGLPPSSEEEVPQGLVGCIQGVWLGPTPSGSPALLPPSHRVNVEPGCIVTNACASGPCPPHADCRDLWQTFSCTCWPGYYGPGCVDACLLNPCQNQGSCRHLPGAPHGYTCDCAGGYFGHHCEHRMDQQCPRGWWGSPTCGPCNCDVHKGFDPNCNKTNGQCHCKEFHYRPRGSDSCLPCDCYPVGSTSRSCAPHSGQCPCRPGALGRQCNSCDSPFAEVTASGCRVLYDACPKSLRSGVWWPQTKFGMMASVPCPRGALGLRGAGAAVRLCDEDQGWLEPDLFNCTSPAFRELNLLLDGLELNKTALDTVEAKKLAQRLREVTGHTDHYFSQDVRVTARLLAHLLAFESHQQGFGLTATQDAHFNENLLWAGSALLAPETGDLWAALGQRAPGGSPGSAGLVQHLEEYAATLARNMELTYLNPVGLVTPNIMLSIDRMEHPSPTRGTRRYPRYHSNLFRGQDAWDPHTHVLLPPQSPRPSPPEVLSTSSSSMENYTSSSVGPPPVPPEPEPEPGISIVILLVYRTLGGLLPAQFQAERRGARLPQNPVMNSPVVSVAVFHGRNFLRGVLESPISLEFRLLQTANRSKAICVQWDPPGPADQHGMWTARDCELVHRNGSHARCRCSRTGTFGVLMDASPRERLEGDLELLAVFTHVVMAVSVAALLLTAVVLLSLRSLKSNMRAIHANVAAALGVAELLFLLGIHRTHNQLVCTAVAILLHYFFLSTFAWLLVQGLHLYRMQVEPRNVDRGAMRFYHALGWGVPAVLLGLAVGLDPEGYGNPDFCWISVHEPLMWSFAGPVILVIVMNGTMLLLTARTSCSTGQREAKKTSVLSLRSCFLLLLLVSASWLFGLLAVNHSVLAFHYLHAALCGLQGLAVLLLFCVLNADARAAWTPACLARKAAPEEARPAPGTGHGAYNNTALFEESGLIRITLGASTVSSVSSARSGRTQDQDSQRGRGYLRDNVLVRHGSAADHTDHSLQAHAGPTDLDVAMFHRDAGGAADSDSDSDLSLEEERSLSIPSSESEDNGRTRGRFQRPLRRAAQSERLLTHPKDVDGNDLLSYWPALGECEATPCALQTWGSERRLGLDTSKDAANNNQPDLALTSGDETSLGRAQRQRKGILKNRLQYPLVPQTRGAPELSWCRAATLGHRAVPAASYGRIYAGGATGSLSQPASRYSSREQLDLLLRRQLSRERLEEAPAPMLHPLSRPGSQERLDAAPGRLEPRDRGSTLPRRQPPRDYPGARAGRFGSRDALDLRAPCEWLSTLPLPHSARNLDPQPPPLPLSPQRQLSRDPLLPSRPLDSLSRRSNSGEQLDRVPSRHPSREGLGPPPQLLRVREDPASGPSHGPSTEQLDILSSILASFNSSALSSSVQSSSTPSGPHTTATPSATASALGPSTPRSATSHSISELSPDSEVPRSEGHS, from the exons ATGGCGACAACAGCTTCAGCAGTCAGATTTGCCATGCGCAACGGGCTGTACCACAGGATTTGGGGCTTCGGGGCTGAGGTGGAACGAACCATCGCTGAAGCCGGGAGCCATGTTGGAGCGGCGGGAGGCGGCAGCCGCGTCGGGGATGCTGTGGTGGGGGCGGCAAAAGCCGGGGCCGCACGCCAAAGGGGCTCTGGCTGCGGAGTAGATGGTGCCCAGAGGGCGAAGGCGGTGCGGAGCGACAGGCCGAGAGGCGGGGGACCGGGGCGGCGGCAGGGGCCCGGGAGGGGGCCCGAGCGGCGGGGCGGGCCCAAGGCCCAGACCGGGGAGAGGGGCGGTGGAGGCCGtgtggggaggcggggggtgATGGCGAGGCGGCCGCCTTGGTGGGGTCTCAGGGGGCCGACGACCCCACtactcctgctccttctcctcctctctttgttCCCTCTCAGCCGAGAGGAGCTGGGGGTCGACGGGGGCCAAGGCTGGGACCCAGGGGTAGCTGCCGCTACGGGGCCAGGGGCGCGGACCGGCGGCGGAGCCTTAGCTCTTTGTCCCGAGACGCCCGGGGTCCAAGAGGATGAAGAGCCTGGCCTGGGAGTCAGGGAGCCTGTCTTCTTGGGGCTCCGAGGGGGAAGGCAAAGCGCCCAGAGTGGTAGAGGGCTCCCTGAGCAGCCGGACGCGGGGTTGGGAGAGAAATATGGGGTCCAGGCTTTAGACAGACGCGGGCAAGGAACAGGACAGGGACCAGGGGTTCTATTATGCTGGCGCCCAGAGGTCTCCTCTTGCGGGCGGACAGGACCCTTGCGAAAAGATAGTCAGTCTCCAGAGGCTCTGCCCCCAGGGGTCCCTAGCCTGAGGAACAGCTCTCCCTTCCCTTTGGACCTTCTGGTTCGGCCCCGTGGTTACAAGCCAGTGTTCTCCCAGAGGAATCCTGGAAGaggcacccccaaaaaagtgGGAACCACGCGCTGCTGCGGGGAATTGTGGGCACCGAGGCGTAGGGATCAGAGCGAGAGAACTGCGACATCTCGAGCGGCGAGGACAGCCCCCCAGCCGGACTGTCCCCCCAGGGCTATAGGATGTGGCCCTGGGCTGGATTCAGCACCGCTCACAGAGAGGACAGCTCCCGAGTCTGTTTCAGCACTGCGCGAGTCTCGGACAGCTCCCGAGCCGACGCCCGAGCGCATGCGCTCGCGTGGTCTCTTCCGCCGCCGCTTCCTCCCGCAGCGCCCCGGGCCGCGCCCCCCGGGGATCCGGGCTCAGTCGGGAATCTGGAGAATACCCACAGCGAGCAGGATCCGCCCCCGTCGCGCCGCGAACCGCCACCCGCAGTTTCCGCAGTACAACTATCAGGCGCTAGTGCCCGAGAACGAGGCGGCTGGCACCGCGGTGCTACGCGTAGTGGCGCAGGACCCGGACGCAGGCGAGGCCGGGCGCCTAGTTTACTCGCTGGCTGCGCTTATGAACAGCCGCTCTCTGGAGCTGTTCAGCATTGACCCACTAAGCGGCCTCATTCGCACAGAGGCTGCTCTGGACCGCGAGAGCATGGAGCGGCACTACCTGCGCGTGACGGCGCAGGACCACGGCTCGCCGCGCCTCTCGGCCACTACCATGGTGGCCGTTACAGTGACCGATCGCAACGACCACGCGCCAGTGTTTGAGCAGGCGCAATACCGGGAGACTCTTCGCGAGAACGTGGAGGAGGGCTACCCCATTCTTCAGTTGCGTGCCACAGACGGCGACGCGCCCCCCAACGCCAACTTGCGTTACCGCTTCGTGGGGCCGCCAGCTGCGCgcgccgctgctgccgccgcctTCGAGATTGATCCGCGGTCTGGCCTCATAAGCACCAGCGGTCGCGTAGACCGCGAACACATGGAAAGCTACGAGCTGGTGGTGGAGGCCAGCGACCAGGGCCAGGAACCTGGGCCGCGCTCTGCCACTGTGCGTGTGCACATAACTGTGCTGGACGAGAACGACAACGCGCCCCAATTCAGCGAGAAGCGCTACGTGGCGCAAGTGCGCGAGGACGTGCGCCCCCACACGGTGGTACTACGCGTCACAGCCACCGACCGGGACAAGGATGCCAATGGACTGGTGCACTACAACATCATCAGCGGCAACAGTCGTGGCCATTTTGCGATCGACAGCCTCACGGGCGAGATCCAGGTGGTGGCACCTCTGGACTTTGAGGCAGAGCGAGAGTATGCCTTGCGCATCCGGGCGCAGGATGCAGGCCGGCCACCACTGTCCAACAACACAGGCCTGGCCAGCATCCAGGTAGTGGACATCAATGACCATACTCCTATCTTTGTCAGCACACCTTTCCAGGTCTCTGTCCTGGAAAACGCACCCCTGGGCCATTCGGTCATCCACATTCAGGCAGTGGATGCAGACCATGGGGAGAATGCCAGATTAGAGTACTCCCTAACTGGTGTGGCACCTGATATGCCCTTTGTGATAAACAGTGCCACTGGCTGGGTCTCTGTGAGTGGTCCCCTGGATCGTGAGTCTGTGGAGCATTATTTCTTTGGTGTGGAGGCGCGAGACCATGGCACACCTCCACTCTCAGCCTCAGCCAGTGTCACGGTGACTGTGCTAGATGTTAATGACAATCGGCCTGAGTTTACAATGAAGGAGTACCACCTACGGCTGAATGAAGATGCAGCTGTGGGCACTACTGTGGTCAGTGTGACCGCTGTAGATCGTGATGCCAACAGTGCCATCAGCTACCAGATCACAGGTGGCAACACCCGGAATCGGTTTGCTATCAGCACCCAGGGGGGTGTAGGTCTGGTGACACTGGCTCTGCCATTGGACTACAAGCAGGAACGCTACTTCAAGCTGGTGCTAACTGCTTCTGACCGTGCGCTTCATGATCACTGCTATGTGCACATCAATATCACAGATGCCAACACTCACCGGCCTGTATTTCAAAGTGCCCACTACTCAGTGAGTGTGAATGAGGATCGGCCAGTGGGCAGCACTGTGGTGGTTATCAGTGCCTCTGATGATGATGTGGGTGAGAATGCTCGCATCACCTATCTCCTGGAGGACAACCTGCCCCAGTTCCGCATTGATGCAGATTCAGGGGCCATTACACTACAGGCTCCACTGGACTATGAGGACCAGGTGACCTACACACTGGCTATTACAGCTCGGGACAATGGCATCCCACAGAAGGCAGACACCACTTATGTGGAGGTGATGGTCAATGACGTCAATGATAATGCTCCACAGTTTGTGGCTTCCCACTACACGGGATTGGTATCTGAGGATGCCCCACCTTTCACCAGCGTCCTGCAGATCTCAGCCACTGACCGAGATGCTCATGCCAATGGCAGGGTCCAGTACACTTTCCAGAATGGGGAAGATGGTGATGGAGATTTTACCATTGAGCCAACCTCTGGCATTGTCCGCACAGTGAGGCGGCTGGATCGGGAGGCAGTACCAGTGTATGAACTTACTGCCTATGCAGTGGACCGAGGTGTACCCCCACTGAGGACTCCGGTCAGCATCCAGGTGACGGTGCAGGATGTAAATGACAATGCCCCTGTCTTCCCAGCTGAGGAGTTTGAGGTGCGAGTGAAGGAGAACAGCATTGTGGGCTCAGTGGTGGCTCAGATCACTGCGGTAGACCCTGATGAAGGCCCCAATGCACATATAATGTACCAGATTGTGGAGGGGAACATCCCTGAGCTGTTCCAAATGGACATCTTCTCTGGAGAGTTGACGGCACTCATTGACCTGGACTATGAGGCTCGCCAGGAATATGTGATTGTGGTGCAGGCCACGTCTGCCCCTCTGGTCAGTCGAGCCACTGTGCATGTCCGCCTGGTTGACCAGAATGACAACAGCCCTGTGCTCAACAACTTCCAGATCCTCTTCAACAACTATGTATCCAACCGCTCAGACACCTTTCCCTCAGGCGTTATTGGGCGCATCCCAGCTTATGACCCTGATGTCTCTGACCACCTCTTCTACTCTTTTGAGCGGGGCAATGAGTTGCAGCTGCTGGTGGTCAACCAGACCAGTGGGGAGCTTCGACTCAGCCGCAAGCTAGACAACAACCGCCCACTGGTGGCCTCCATGTTGGTGACTGTcacag ACGGGCTGCATAGCGTGACGGCGCAGTGTGTGCTACGCGTGGTCATCATCACGGAGGAGTTGCTGGCCAACAGCTTGACCGTGCGCCTTGAGAACATGTGGCAGGAGCGTTTCCTGTCACCGCTTCTGGGCCACTTTCTGGAAGGCGTGGCCGCGGTGCTTGCCACACCCGCCGAGGACGTCTTCATCTTCAACATCCAGAATGACACGGACGTGGGGGGCACCGTGCTCAATGTGAGCTTCTCGGCGCTGGCGCCGCGCGGGGCCGGGGCAGGCGCTGCGGGTCCCTGGTTCAGCTCCGAGGAACTGCAAGAGCAGTTGTACGTGCGCCGCTCTGCCCTTGCCGCGCGCTCGCTCCTAGACGTGTTGCCCTTCGACGACAACGTGTGCCTACGCGAGCCCTGTGAGAACTACATGAAGTGCGTGTCCGTGCTGCGCTTCGACTCGTCTGCTCCCTTCCTGGCCTCGGCCTCCACGCTCTTCAGACCCATCCAGCCCATCGCAGGCCTGCGCTGCCGCTGCCCGCCCGGCTTCACGGGAGACTTCTGCGAGACGGAGCTCGACCTCTGCTACTCCAACCCGTGCCGGAACGGCGGCGCCTGCGCGCGGCGGGAGGGTGGCTATACCTGCGTGTGCCGCCCGCGCTTCACAG GAGAAGACTGCGAGCTGGACACGGAGGCCGGACGCTGCGTCCCCGGCGTCTGCCGCAACGGAGGCACGTGTGCCGACGGGCCCGACGGCGGCTTCCGCTGCCAGTGCCCGGCGGGCGGCGCCTTCGAGGGCCCGCGCTGCGAGGTTGCGGCGCGCTCCTTCCCTCCCAGTTCGTTCGTCATGTTCCGCGGTCTGCGGCAGCGCTTCCACCTCACGCTGTCCCTCTC GTTCGCAACAGTGCAGCCCAGTGGACTACTCTTCTACAACGGGCGCCTGAACGAGAAGCACGACTTCCTGGCCCTGGAGCTTGTGGCCGGGCAAGTGCGGCTTACATATTCCACGG GTGAGTCCAATACAGTGGTCAGCCCTACAGTTCCAGGGGGCCTGAGTGACGGGCAGTGGCACACAGTGCATCTGAGATACTACAACAAG CCCCGGACCGATGCCCTGGGGGGTGCTCAGGGCCCCTCCAAGGATAAAGTGGCTGTGCTGAGCGTGGATGACTGCGATGTGGCTGTGGCTCTGCAGTTTGGTGCTGAGATTGGCAACTACTCATGTGCAGCTGCTGGCATGCAAACAAGCTCCAAGAA GTCCCTGGACCTGACGGGCCCTCTGCTCCTGGGGGGTGTCCCCAACCTCCCCGAGAACTTCCCCGTGTCGCACAAGGAGTTCATTGGATGCATGCGGGATCTGTACATTGATGGCCGCCGAATGGACATGGCAGCCTTCGTTGCAAACAATGGCACCATGGCAG GCTGCCAGGCCAAGCTGCACTTTTGCGACTCGGGTCCCTGTAAGAACAGCGGCTTCTGCTCAGAACGCTGGGGTGGCTTCAGCTGCGACTGCCCTGTGGGCTTCGGTGGCAAAGACTGTAGGCTCA CCATGGCCCATCCCCATCATTTCCGTGGCAATGGGACGCTGAGCTGGGACTTTGGAAATGACATGACTGTGTCTGTGCCGTGGTACCTGGGGCTGGCATTTCGGACACGGGCGACTCAGGGGGTCCTGATGCAAGTGCAGGCTGGGCCACACAGCACACTCCTCTGTCAG CTGGATCGGGGGTTGCTGTCGGTGACAGTGACCAGGGGCTCGGGCCGTGCTGCCCACCTCCTTCTGGACCAGGTGACTGTCAGTGATGGCCGGTGGCACGATCTGCGGTTGGAATTGCAGGAGGAGCCAGGTGGCCGGCGGGGCCACCATGTCCTCATGGTCTCACTGGACTATAGCCTCTTCCAG GACACCATGGCAGTGGGGAGTGAACTGCAGGGCCTGAAGGTAAAGCGACTCCATGTGGGAGGCCTGCCCCCCAGCAGTGAAGAGGAGGTTCCTCAGGGTCTGGTTGGCTGTATCCAG GGGGTATGGCTCGGCCCCACGCCCTCGGGATccccagccctgcttcctcctAGCCACCGAGTGAACGTGGAACCTGGTTGTATAGTGACCAACGCCTGTGCATCTGGACCCTGCCCACCCCACGCTGACTGCCGAGACCTCTGGCAGACCTTTTCTTGTACCTGCTGGCCAG GTTACTATGGCCCAGGGTGTGTGGACGCCTGCCTCTTGAATCCCTGTCAGAACCAGGGGTCATGCCGCCACCTTCCAGGAGCTCCCCATGGCTATACCTGTGATTGTGCAGGTGGCTATTTCGGGCACCACTGTGAGCACAG GATGGACCAGCAGTGCCCACGGGGCTGGTGGGGGAGCCCAACCTGTGGCCCTTGCAACTGTGACGTTCACAAGGGCTTTGACCCCAACTGTAACAAGACAAATGGGCAGTGTCACTGCAAG GAGTTCCACTACCGACCACGGGGCAGCGACTCATGCCTCCCATGTGACTGCTACCCTGTGGGCTCCACCTCGCGTTCATGTGCACCCCACAGCGGGCAGTGCCCCTGTCGCCCAGGAGCCCTTGGCCGCCAGTGCAACAGCTGTGACAGTCCTTTTGCGGAGGTGACAGCCAGTGGCTGCCGAG TGCTCTATGATGCCTGCCCCAAGTCTCTGAGATCTGGCGTGTGGTGGCCCCAGACCAAGTTTGGCATGATGGCCTCAGTGCCCTGTCCTCGAGGGGCCCTGG GATTGCGGGGTGCAG GTGCTGCTGTGAGGCTGTGTGATGAGGACCAGGGTTGGCTGGAGCCTGACCTCTTCAACTGTACCTCCCCTGCCTTTCGAGAACTCAACCTGCTG CTGGATGGCCTAGAGCTGAATAAGACAGCACTGGATACTGTGGAGGCCAAGAAGCTGGCCCAAAGGCTGCGGGAGGTGACCGGCCACACCGACCACTACTTTAGTCAAGATGTCCGAGTCACTGCCCGACTGCTGGCCCACCTGCTGGCCTTTGAGAGTCACCAGcagggctttgggctgacagccaCACAGGATGCCCACTTCAATGAG AATCTGCTGTGGgctggctctgcactgcttgCCCCAGAGACCGGGGACCTGTGGGCAGCGCTGGGGCAGCGGGCCCCTGGGGGCTCCCCAGGCAGCGCAGGGCTGGTGCAGCATCTGGAGGAGTATGCAGCCACGCTTGCAAGGAATATGGAGCTCACATATCTGAATCCCGTGGGGCTGGTGACGCCCAACATCA TGCTCAGCATCGACCGCATGGAGCACCCCAGTCCTACCCGGGGAACCCGTCGCTACCCTCGTTACCACAGCAACCTTTTCCGGGGCCAGGATGCCTGGGATCCTCACACACACGTGCTGCTGCCTCCCCAGTCCCCACGGCCATCCCCACCTGAAG TTCTGTCCACAAGCAGCAGCAGCATGGAAAACTACACCTCCTCAAGTGTGGGCCCCCCTCCGGTCCCCCCGGAGCCCGAGCCTGAGCCTGGGATCTCCATTGTCATCCTCCTCGTTTACCGCACCTTGGGGGGGCTGCTCCCTGCCCAGTTCCAGGCCGAGCGCCGGGGTGCCAG GCTCCCCCAGAACCCGGTTATGAACTCCCCGGTGGTCAGCGTGGCTGTGTTCCATGGACGCAACTTCCTAAGGGGTGTCCTAGAGTCCCCGATCAGCTTGGAATTCCGCCTGCTACAGACAGCGAATCGGAGCAAGGCGATCTGCGTGCAGTGGGACCCGCCTGGCCC GGCGGACCAGCATGGCATGTGGACGGCACGGGACTGTGAGCTGGTACACAGGAATGGGTCTCATGCTCGATGTCGCTGCAGCCGGACAGGCACCTTTGGAGTTCTCATGGATGCTTCGCCCCGTGAG CGGCTGGAGGGTGACCTGGAGCTGCTGGCGGTGTTCACGCACGTGGTCATGGCAGTGTCTGTGGCCGCGCTGCTTCTGACCGCAGTGGTCCTGCTGAGCCTGCGCAGCCTCAAGTCCAACATGCGTGCGATCCATGCCAACGTGGCGGCTGCCTTGGGCGTGGCAGAGCTCCTCTTCCTGCTGGGGATCCACAGGACCCACAACCAG CTGGTGTGCACTGCGGTCGCCATCCTCCTGCACTACTTCTTCCTCAGCACCTTCGCATGGCTCCTTGTGCAGGGGCTGCACCTCTACCGCATGCAGGTTGAGCCCCGCAACGTGGACCGCGGCGCCATGCGCTTCTACCACGCCCTGGGCTGGGGCGTCCCTGCCGTGCTGCTGG GCCTCGCTGTCGGCCTGGATCCCGAGGGCTATGGGAACCCTGACTTCTGCTGGATCTCGGTCCACGAACCCCTCATGTGGAGCTTCGCAGGCCCTGTCATCCTGGTCATCGTG ATGAATGGGACCATGCTTCTCCTCACTGCCCGCACATCCTGCTCCACTGGGCAGAGGGAGGCCAAGAAGACCTCTGTGCT GAGCCTTCGCAGCTgctttctgctgcttctcctgGTCAGTGCCTCCTGGCTCTTCGGCCTCTTGGCAGTCAACCACAGTGTCCTGGCCTTCCACTACCTCCATGCTGCGCTCTGCGGGCTCCAG GGCCTGGCAGTGCTGCTGCTCTTCTGTGTCCTGAATGCAGATGCCCGGGCTGCCTGGACACCAGCCTGTCTGGCTAGAAAGGCAGCGCCCGAGGAGGCACGGCCAGCGCCTGGCACG GGGCACGGGGCTTACAACAACACGGCCCTCTTTGAAGAGAGTGGCCTCATCCGCATCACCCTGGGTGCCTCCACTGTATCCTCAGTGAGCAGTGCTCGCTCTGGCCGGACCCAGGACCAAGACAGCCAGCGGGGCCGCGGCTACCTCAG GGACAATGTCCTGGTTCGACATGGCTCAGCTGCTGACCACACTGACCACAGCCTCCAGGCTCATGCTGGCCCCACTGACCTGGATGTGGCCATGTTCCATCGAGATGCTGGTGGAG CTGCAGACTCTGACTCTGACAGCGACCTGTCcttggaggaggagagaagtCTGTCCATTCCATCCTCAGAAAGTGAGGACAATGGCCGGACACGGGGGCGTTTCCAGCGTCCACTCCGCCGGGCAGCCCAGAGTGAGAGGCTCCTCACTCACCCCAAAG ACGTGGATGGCAATGACCTTCTGTCCTACTGGCCAGCCCTGGGGGAATGTGAGGCCACTCCCTGTGCTCTGCAGACCTGGGGCTCCGAAAGGCGCCTGGGGCTGGACACCAGCAAGGACGCAGCCAACAACAACCAGCCGGACCTGGCCCTGACTAGTGGGGATGAAACCTCCCTGGGCCGGGCCCAGCGCCAGAGGAAAG